In a genomic window of Gossypium arboreum isolate Shixiya-1 chromosome 7, ASM2569848v2, whole genome shotgun sequence:
- the LOC108469987 gene encoding ferredoxin-thioredoxin reductase catalytic chain, chloroplastic, with the protein MTLQATSCNFGAISSLLRPPKISRHRFVIRAEVEPSEKSVEIMRKFSEQYARRSGTYFCMDKGVTSVVIKGLAEHKNSLGAPLCPCRHYDDKAAEASQGFWNCPCVPMRERKECHCMLFLTPDNDFAGQDQTITLEEIKETTANM; encoded by the exons ATGACACTTCAAGCAACTTCCTGCAACTTTGGAGCCATTTCATCTCTGCTTCGTCCTCCTAAAATTTCCCGTCATCGTTTCGTGATCAGGGCTGAAG TGGAACCATCAGAGAAATCTGTGGAAATCATGAGGAAATTCTCAGAACAATATGCACGTCGCTCAGGAACCTATTTCTGTATGGATAAGGGAGTTACTTCTGTTGTAATCAAG GGATTGGCGGAGCATAAAAATTCGTTGGGTGCGCCACTTTGCCCTTGTAG GCATTATGATGACAAAGCTGCCGAGGCCAGTCAGGGATTTTGGAATTGTCCATGCGTTCCTATGAGAGAGAG GAAAGAATGTCACTGCATGCTCTTTCTCACTCCGGATAATGACTTTGCTGGCCAAGATCAG
- the LOC108471617 gene encoding uncharacterized protein LOC108471617 produces the protein MKTKVFYCCLVLFFLGFQGYVDARLLVESKPDRDDTAAYARWLVSQNSWGILTTLSIELEGSPFGNVVSFSDGVPGKGTGVPYFYLTTLDPTARNALKDHRSSLAISEYPLGTCSNADPESPVCAKITLTGRLVLLEANSKEAEFARTALFTKHPEMKGWPKGHDFQVFKLEIEDIFMINWFGGPKPLTVDQYLKYKMNIFAIDK, from the exons atgaaaaccAAAGTCTTTTACTGTTGTTTGGTCTTGTTTTTTCTGGGTTTTCAGGGTTATGTTGATGCAAGACTATTAGTAGAATCAAAACCGGATAGAGATGATACTGCTGCTTATGCTCGTTGGTTGGTCTCCCAGAATTCTTGGGGTATTTTAAC TACATTATCAATTGAGTTGGAAGGGTCACCATTTGG GAATGTCGTCTCGTTTAGTGATGGGGTACCTGGAAAAGGTACTGGTGTCCCATATTTCTATTTGACAACCCTTGATCCAACAGCAAGAAATGCATTAAAAGACCATCGGTCCTCACTTGCAATCAGTGAGTATCCGCTTGGAACCTGCAGCAATGCCGACCCAGAAAGCCCTGTGTGTGCAAAAATCACACTCACGGGAAGG TTGGTCCTACTTGAAGCAAACTCCAAAGAAGCAGAGTTCGCTCGAACTGCGCTGTTCACAAAGCATCCGGAAATGAAGG GGTGGCCTAAAGGTCACGATTTCCAGGTTTTCAAATTGGAAATTGAAGACATTTTTATGATTAACTGGTTTGGCGGCCCTAAACCGCTCACAGTTGATCAATACCTCAAATACAAAAT GAACATATTTGCCATCGATAAGTGA
- the LOC108481854 gene encoding uncharacterized protein LOC108481854 translates to MAEHHHHHHRPNRLSVPPRATAFTTPTQTTPRSYPSYSYPPSITTPTATPSKHRLSLQSSSFSSSSQKKSSISFLLLLLLSLRSLYSLLPFIRSSPPSFSLFPFSFLLSFLSFLLSLSFTLFSKRNPRNHPIFPINSLSTPQLKLLLSKSFLLSIILLLRFQALRYCGTAAMILAELSGNLAGRLFSKENNNPKKRSVFSSQIIGFCFLFIGLMLLSLSWDRVDCFPLNKTGFSMYPRDGCVRIWPMLLPFLSGFLGCYEKVSMNWGSIRQLGRKKVRLISSFFTTVMLFVPAAVSFFVYESQGGGNISIDNLGWPLVNIVVFGVILSENFNDDDKLMSSKDFQREFMVTFVCTIVLELFYFKELSLLGLLLCGLMLYFAVRELDPVYTSYIELGVESSESFSMSIMKPIQHILSERKSRKIALFLLINTAYMVVEFAAGFMSNSLGLISDACHMLFDCAALAIGLYASYISRLPANSQFNYGRGRFEILSGYTNAVFLVLVGALIVLESFERILDPQEISTNSLLTVSIGGLVVNVVGLIFFHEEHHHAHGGSCSHSHSHSHSDSHSHDHHHQHSHDHESHVEHHEFVYVSDGCQDSCSGHEHHHGNKHHSNNYHAEDHKKHEFHVHHGHDHNHAPHDCAHHHDHHSHGHQHDHAHDHHDCAHHHDHNDHHHDLGANHGKLPLQNQLQSEGKLPQKHQHGHIDHNMEGIFLHVLADTMGSVGVVMSTLLIKYKGWLVADPACSIFISVLIISSVIPLLRNSSEILLQRVPRAQEPVLKKAISDISNMKGVCRVQNLHVWSFTNTDIVGTVHLHISAETDKAAMKSQVSHILHDAGIKDLTLQVECVEL, encoded by the coding sequence ATGGCGGAGCACCACCACCATCACCACCGTCCCAACCGCCTGTCCGTCCCTCCACGCGCCACTGCTTTCACAACCCCAACCCAAACTACCCCAAGATCTTACCCTTCGTATTCATACCCTCCTTCCATCACAACCCCAACTGCAACTCCATCAAAACACCGCCTTTCCCTCCAATCttcctctttttcttcttcctcccaAAAGAAATCCTCCATTTCtttccttctcctcctcctcctaTCCCTTCGCTCTCTTTACTCTCTCCTTCCTTTCATCCGCTCTTCCCCTCCTTCTTTCTCACTCTTCCCTTTCTCTTTCCTCCTTTCCTTCCTCTCTTTcctcctctctctctcttttaCCCTCTTCTCCAAAAGGAACCCCAGAAACCATCCAATTTTCCCCATTAATTCTCTCTCCACCCCTCAACTCAAACTCCTACTCTCTAAGTCCTTCCTTTTGTCCATTATATTACTTCTCAGGTTCCAAGCTCTTAGATACTGTGGTACAGCTGCTATGATCTTAGCTGAACTATCGGGAAACCTTGCTGGCAGGCTATTTTCCAAGGAGAATAATAACCCCAAGAAAAGGTCGGTTTTTTCGTCTCAGATTATTGGGTTTTGCTTTTTATTTATTGGGTTAATGCTATTATCTTTAAGTTGGGATAGAGTAGATTGTTTTCCTTTGAATAAGACGGGGTTTTCGATGTATCCTAGGGATGGTTGTGTTAGAATTTGGCCAATGTTATTGCCCTTTTTATCAGGGTTTTTAGGTTGTTATGAAAAGGTTTCCATGAATTGGGGGAGCATTAGACAGCTTGGTCGAAAAAAGGTTCGATTGATTTCATCGTTTTTCACCACTGTTATGCTTTTTGTTCCTGCTGCTGTTAGTTTCTTTGTTTACGAAAGTCAAGGAGGAGGAAATATTTCTATTGATAATTTAGGTTGGCCTTTGGTGAATATTGTTGTTTTTGGAGTGATTTTGAGTGAGAATTTCAATGATGATGACAAGTTAATGAGTTCTAAAGATTTTCAGAGGGAGTTTATGGTTACTTTTGTTTGTACCATTGTTTTGGAGTTGTTTTATTTCAAGGAGTTATCGCTTTTGGGATTGTTGTTGTGCGGTTTGATGTTGTACTTTGCTGTTCGAGAGCTTGATCCGGTTTATACAAGTTATATTGAATTGGGGGTAGAATCATCGGAGTCTTTTAGCATGTCGATAATGAaaccaattcaacatatattGAGTGAGCGAAAGTCTCGGAAGATTGCATTGTTTCTATTGATTAATACTGCATACATGGTTGTGGAATTTGCTGCTGGCTTCATGAGTAATAGTCTTGGGTTGATATCGGATGCGTGTCACATGTTGTTCGATTGTGCGGCATTGGCTATTGGGCTTTATGCTTCGTATATTTCACGGTTGCCTGCTAATAGTCAATTCAATTATGGTAGAGGCAGATTTGAGATTCTATCGGGGTATACTAATGCAGTTTTCCTAGTTCTAGTCGGGGCATTAATTGTGTTGGAATCCTTCGAGAGGATTTTGGATCCTCAAGAAATATCAACCAACAGTCTCTTAACTGTCTCGATTGGAGGGCTTGTTGTCAATGTGGTCGGTTTGATATTCTTTCATGAGGAGCATCATCATGCACATGGCGGATCATGTTCGCACTCGCACTCGCATTCTCATTCTGATTCCCACTCTCACGACCATCATCATCAGCATTCACATGATCATGAGAGTCATGTTGAACACCATGAATTTGTATATGTTTCTGATGGATGCCAAGATTCTTGCTCTGGCCATGAACATCATCACGGGAACAAACATCACAGCAACAATTACCATGCCGAAGATCACAAGAAACACGAATTTCATGTCCACCATGGCCAtgatcacaatcatgcccctcaTGATTGTGCCCACCATCATGATCACCACAGCCATGGACATCAACATGACCATGCTCATGACCACCATGATTGTGCCCATCATCATGATCACAATGATCATCATCATGATCTAGGTGCGAACCATGGGAAGTTACCCCTACAGAACCAACTTCAATCAGAAGGGAAGTTGCCCCAGAAGCATCAGCATGGACACATCGACCACAATATGGAAGGGATTTTCCTGCATGTTCTGGCAGACACCATGGGAAGTGTTGGAGTTGTTATGTCGACTCTCTTAATTAAGTACAAGGGGTGGCTAGTTGCTGATCCTGCATGTTCAATATTCATTTCGGTTTTAATTATATCATCGGTTATCCCATTGCTTAGAAACTCCTCCGAAATTTTGCTTCAAAGAGTTCCAAGGGCTCAAGAGCCGGTTTTGAAGAAGGCCATAAGTGATATTTCGAACATGAAAGGGGTCTGTCGTGTTCAGAACTTGCATGTTTGGAGCTTTACAAACACAGATATCGTTGGAACAGTCCACCTTCATATATCAGCAGAAACTGACAAGGCTGCTATGAAATCACAAGTGTCGCACATCTTACATGATGCTGGAATCAAGGATTTGACGTTGCAAGTGGAATGTGTGGAACTATAG
- the LOC108489693 gene encoding uncharacterized protein LOC108489693 isoform X1, whose product MEKVVAVIMVGGPTKGTRFRPLSFNTPKPLFPLAGQPMVHHPISACKRIPNLAQIFLIGFYEEREFTLYVSSISNELKIPVRYLKEDKPHGSAGGLYYFRNIIMEDNPSHIFLLNCDVCCSFPLTDMLEAHKRYSGMGTVLVIKVSAESASQFGELVADPITKELLHYTEKPETFVSDLINCGVYVFTPDIFTAIQEVSTHREDQANLRHLSSFETLQSPTSRALPQDFVRLDQDILSPFAGKKQLYTYETMDFWEQIKTPGMSLKCSGLYLAQFRYTSPDLLAGGDGTKSASIVGDVYVHPSAKVHPTAKIGANVSISANVRVGAGVRLIGCIILDDVEVQENAVVINSIVGWKSSIGKWSRVQADGDYNAKLGITILGEAVIVEDEVVVINSIVLPNKTLNVSVQDEIIL is encoded by the exons ATGGAGAAAGTGGTTGCTGTGATCATGGTTGGTGGACCCACCAAAG GGACTAGATTTAGACCTCTTTCATTCAATACTCCCAAACCCTTATTCCCTTTAGCTGGTCAGCCGATGGTTCATCACCCAATTTCTGCTTGTAAACGG ATACCGAATTTGGCTCAAATTTTTCTAATTGGATTTTACGAGGAAAGAGAGTTCACATTATATGTCTCTTCGATCTCGAACGAGCTGAAAATACCAGTGAG ATACTTGAAAGAGGATAAACCCCATGGTTCAGCTGGTGGCCTCTATTACTTCAGAAATATTATAATGGAAGACAATCCG TCACATATCTTCCTGCTAAACTGTGATGTTTGTTGCAGTTTTCCATTGACAGACATGCTCG AGGCTCACAAAAGATACAGTGGGATGGGAACTGTGTTAGTAATCA AGGTATCTGCTGAGTCCGCTAGTCAGTTTGGTGAGTTGGTTGCTGACCCGATCACAAAAGAGCTATTGCACTACACCGAAAAGCCCGAGACTTTT GTAAGCGATTTAATTAACTGTGGAGTTTACGTCTTTACTCCTGATATCTTTACTGCCATTCAAGAAGTCTCCACACACCGAGAAGACCAAG CTAATTTACGCCATTTGTCAAGCTTTGAAACGCTGCAGTCTCCAACAAG TAGGGCTCTTCCCCAAGATTTTGTTAGATTGGATCAAGATATCTTGTCCCCTTTTGCTGGAAAGAAGCAATTATATACGTACGAAACTATGGATTTCTGGGAACAGATCAAGACTCCAGG GATGTCTTTAAAATGTTCTGGTCTTTATCTTGCTCAATTCCGGTATACCTCCCCTGATCTATTAGCTGGTGGAGATGGAACCAAAAGTGCTTCGATTGTTGGTGATGTCTATGTGCATCCCTCGGCCAAAGTACATCCGACTGCAAAG ATCGGTGCCAATGTCTCTATTTCGGCAAATGTTCGTGTAGGAGCTGGGGTGAGACTTATAGGTTGCATCATCTTGGATGATGTTGAGGTTCAG GAAAACGCGGTTGTTATTAATTCTATTGTTGGATGGAAGTCGTCTATAGGAAAATGGTCTCGTGTCCAG GCCGATGGAGACTACAACGCAAAGCTCGGAATTACTATCCTTG GAGAGGCTGTAATAGTAGAAGATGAAGTTGTTGTGATCAATAGTATTGTTCTTCCGAATAAGACCCTTAATGTGAGCGTGCAAGACGAGATCATTTTATGA
- the LOC108489693 gene encoding uncharacterized protein LOC108489693 isoform X2, whose product MEKVVAVIMVGGPTKGTRFRPLSFNTPKPLFPLAGQPMVHHPISACKRIPNLAQIFLIGFYEEREFTLYVSSISNELKIPVRYLKEDKPHGSAGGLYYFRNIIMEDNPSHIFLLNCDVCCSFPLTDMLEAHKRYSGMGTVLVIKVSAESASQFGELVADPITKELLHYTEKPETFVSDLINCGVYVFTPDIFTAIQEVSTHREDQANLRHLSSFETLQSPTRALPQDFVRLDQDILSPFAGKKQLYTYETMDFWEQIKTPGMSLKCSGLYLAQFRYTSPDLLAGGDGTKSASIVGDVYVHPSAKVHPTAKIGANVSISANVRVGAGVRLIGCIILDDVEVQENAVVINSIVGWKSSIGKWSRVQADGDYNAKLGITILGEAVIVEDEVVVINSIVLPNKTLNVSVQDEIIL is encoded by the exons ATGGAGAAAGTGGTTGCTGTGATCATGGTTGGTGGACCCACCAAAG GGACTAGATTTAGACCTCTTTCATTCAATACTCCCAAACCCTTATTCCCTTTAGCTGGTCAGCCGATGGTTCATCACCCAATTTCTGCTTGTAAACGG ATACCGAATTTGGCTCAAATTTTTCTAATTGGATTTTACGAGGAAAGAGAGTTCACATTATATGTCTCTTCGATCTCGAACGAGCTGAAAATACCAGTGAG ATACTTGAAAGAGGATAAACCCCATGGTTCAGCTGGTGGCCTCTATTACTTCAGAAATATTATAATGGAAGACAATCCG TCACATATCTTCCTGCTAAACTGTGATGTTTGTTGCAGTTTTCCATTGACAGACATGCTCG AGGCTCACAAAAGATACAGTGGGATGGGAACTGTGTTAGTAATCA AGGTATCTGCTGAGTCCGCTAGTCAGTTTGGTGAGTTGGTTGCTGACCCGATCACAAAAGAGCTATTGCACTACACCGAAAAGCCCGAGACTTTT GTAAGCGATTTAATTAACTGTGGAGTTTACGTCTTTACTCCTGATATCTTTACTGCCATTCAAGAAGTCTCCACACACCGAGAAGACCAAG CTAATTTACGCCATTTGTCAAGCTTTGAAACGCTGCAGTCTCCAACAAG GGCTCTTCCCCAAGATTTTGTTAGATTGGATCAAGATATCTTGTCCCCTTTTGCTGGAAAGAAGCAATTATATACGTACGAAACTATGGATTTCTGGGAACAGATCAAGACTCCAGG GATGTCTTTAAAATGTTCTGGTCTTTATCTTGCTCAATTCCGGTATACCTCCCCTGATCTATTAGCTGGTGGAGATGGAACCAAAAGTGCTTCGATTGTTGGTGATGTCTATGTGCATCCCTCGGCCAAAGTACATCCGACTGCAAAG ATCGGTGCCAATGTCTCTATTTCGGCAAATGTTCGTGTAGGAGCTGGGGTGAGACTTATAGGTTGCATCATCTTGGATGATGTTGAGGTTCAG GAAAACGCGGTTGTTATTAATTCTATTGTTGGATGGAAGTCGTCTATAGGAAAATGGTCTCGTGTCCAG GCCGATGGAGACTACAACGCAAAGCTCGGAATTACTATCCTTG GAGAGGCTGTAATAGTAGAAGATGAAGTTGTTGTGATCAATAGTATTGTTCTTCCGAATAAGACCCTTAATGTGAGCGTGCAAGACGAGATCATTTTATGA